The Aeromicrobium sp. Leaf245 genome includes a region encoding these proteins:
- a CDS encoding HAD family phosphatase, whose protein sequence is MDWSDYDAALFDLDGVITPTAEVHMRAWNQMFNDFLTARGVEEPYTDDDYYRYVDGKPRYDGVRSFLASRDIELPEGTPDDAPEEETVGGLGNRKNVAFEEVLDRDGVVAYPGSVALVEQLAAAGTQMAIVSSSRNAPKVLRAAGLIDHFPVIVDGVVAGDRQLAGKPAPDTFLFAAQQLDVEPSRAVVLEDATSGVAAGHAGRFGLVVGVDRGAGADALREHGADEVVSDLRDLL, encoded by the coding sequence GTGGACTGGAGCGACTACGACGCGGCCCTCTTCGACCTCGACGGTGTCATCACCCCGACGGCCGAGGTGCACATGCGCGCCTGGAACCAGATGTTCAACGACTTCCTGACGGCGCGGGGGGTCGAGGAGCCGTACACCGACGACGACTACTACCGGTACGTCGACGGCAAGCCGCGCTACGACGGCGTGCGCTCGTTCCTGGCCTCGCGCGACATCGAGCTGCCCGAGGGCACGCCCGACGACGCCCCCGAGGAGGAGACCGTCGGCGGGCTCGGCAACCGCAAGAACGTGGCCTTCGAGGAGGTCCTCGACCGCGACGGCGTGGTCGCGTACCCGGGCTCCGTGGCGCTCGTGGAGCAGCTGGCCGCCGCCGGCACGCAGATGGCGATCGTCTCCAGCTCGCGCAACGCCCCCAAGGTGCTGCGCGCCGCCGGGCTCATCGACCACTTCCCGGTGATCGTCGACGGCGTCGTGGCGGGGGACCGCCAGCTCGCCGGCAAGCCCGCGCCCGACACCTTCCTCTTCGCCGCGCAGCAGCTCGACGTCGAGCCGTCGCGAGCCGTGGTGCTCGAGGACGCCACCTCGGGCGTCGCCGCCGGCCACGCCGGACGCTTCGGCCTGGTCGTGGGCGTCGACCGCGGCGCCGGAGCCGACGCGCTGCGCGAGCACGGAGCCGACGAGGTCGTGAGCGACCTGCGAGACCTGCTCTGA